In Phycisphaerae bacterium, a single window of DNA contains:
- a CDS encoding alpha-L-rhamnosidase C-terminal domain-containing protein, which yields MIQRCVRITPALLSATASAFLATTGTSGAASPEPAAAANTARWIWSDPADPAPKNRFTWFRKVVELNDMPADATLHLAADSNARVWINGQIVRRKVARYHEDRITTERINAGPYLRPGPNVILVLHHNWGDIITFQRTGNKHAGLYVSSTWVNSDASWKCLKAAEYMEHEKQIPGVIGDKRIRYPVIADGSKVIAGNLHDPMFDDGTWKPAVVIENGPWPARPSNVETPGQREYPVRPAKILAAGTAERTMLISDDPASMAAGIRTSKCRPETELTGIAGDLISGKPITISGQAGETKYITFDFHQPIHGYPFIGLKDAPAGVKIDLGYCELSRSLCTGKLHVDETGWINPEGVVGPGYADRYITRAGTQSFEFPDERTARWLSLHIHFAADGQVILSDVGITKSQYPITPVGSFQCGNELMHQIVKLCLIHAEVTMSDTYVDTPGREDGQWIEDNRPRAILAARWFGDNRLRRFMIRTFAQGQGKDGQFHPFAPSNYPAYPATYDWGVEWTAALYDDYMWTGQTDLVREYWDTLRRFWDNCLTHVGDDGLWRTPHIFADIRNSLRPANDKQSSGIVTPWIIQRLGWSVEMAEAVGKTEQAAKWRETREKMIVAFGKYHIVPPKGDVPPHVGDRVDPADPNLDRGYCQAGQTIAIIAGLLDYSEAIADLNYAFQDPDGSPGPGVKRWNNPTYGYRSLRALSDTGFTQRAVNHVIERYAPYLPGHPRNQVPPVLQGPYGGPLPEYWISREDLGLKDGEKNPTQPDDETGSHGWGALPLLWLHESLLGVRIVSPGGNKIRITPEDGGLPFVAGHTCTPKGVVWVYWDPQQWRLEVSIPADVEADLVLPKQCRGKRIAIAESAGPVEPAGEERYTLSAAGRCVLIAR from the coding sequence CGCCCGCTGGATCTGGTCCGACCCGGCCGATCCGGCACCGAAGAACCGGTTCACCTGGTTTCGCAAGGTCGTTGAACTGAACGACATGCCCGCCGATGCGACACTCCACCTGGCGGCCGACAGCAATGCGCGGGTGTGGATCAACGGGCAGATCGTCCGCCGCAAGGTGGCCCGCTACCATGAGGACCGCATCACCACCGAGCGGATCAACGCCGGGCCGTATCTGCGGCCGGGGCCGAATGTCATTCTCGTCCTGCATCACAACTGGGGCGACATCATCACCTTCCAGCGGACCGGCAACAAGCACGCGGGTCTGTATGTCTCCAGTACATGGGTCAACAGCGACGCTTCGTGGAAATGTCTCAAGGCCGCGGAGTACATGGAACATGAGAAACAGATCCCCGGCGTGATTGGCGACAAGCGAATCCGTTATCCGGTGATCGCCGACGGCAGCAAGGTGATCGCCGGCAACCTGCACGACCCGATGTTTGACGACGGCACATGGAAACCGGCGGTGGTCATTGAGAACGGTCCCTGGCCGGCCAGGCCGAGCAACGTCGAAACACCCGGCCAGCGAGAGTATCCGGTACGGCCTGCCAAAATCCTGGCCGCGGGCACGGCTGAGCGGACGATGCTGATCTCGGATGATCCGGCTTCCATGGCCGCAGGGATTCGCACCTCGAAATGCCGCCCCGAGACAGAGTTGACGGGCATTGCGGGCGACCTGATCAGCGGAAAGCCGATAACCATTAGCGGCCAAGCGGGCGAAACAAAGTACATCACGTTCGATTTCCATCAGCCGATACACGGTTACCCGTTCATCGGTCTGAAAGACGCTCCGGCCGGTGTGAAGATCGATCTGGGCTACTGCGAACTGTCTCGCTCGCTGTGCACCGGTAAGCTGCACGTCGACGAGACCGGCTGGATCAACCCGGAAGGCGTCGTCGGACCGGGATACGCGGACCGCTATATCACCCGGGCTGGTACGCAGTCGTTCGAGTTCCCCGATGAGCGGACCGCCCGCTGGCTCTCGCTGCACATACACTTCGCAGCCGACGGCCAAGTGATCCTCAGCGATGTCGGCATCACCAAGTCGCAGTATCCGATCACTCCTGTGGGCAGCTTCCAGTGCGGCAACGAGCTGATGCACCAGATCGTCAAGCTGTGTCTCATCCACGCTGAGGTGACCATGTCGGACACCTACGTGGACACACCCGGCCGTGAGGACGGCCAGTGGATCGAAGACAACCGCCCGCGGGCCATCCTCGCTGCCCGCTGGTTCGGCGACAACCGACTGAGGCGTTTCATGATCCGCACCTTTGCCCAAGGCCAGGGCAAGGACGGCCAGTTCCACCCCTTCGCCCCGAGCAACTACCCTGCGTATCCGGCGACATACGACTGGGGCGTTGAATGGACCGCCGCTCTGTATGACGACTACATGTGGACCGGCCAGACCGATCTGGTCAGAGAATACTGGGACACGCTCCGACGGTTCTGGGACAATTGCCTCACGCACGTCGGTGATGACGGCCTGTGGCGCACACCACACATATTCGCCGATATTCGCAACAGCTTGCGTCCGGCCAATGACAAGCAGTCCAGCGGTATTGTCACCCCGTGGATCATCCAGCGACTCGGATGGTCGGTCGAAATGGCCGAGGCCGTCGGCAAGACCGAGCAGGCCGCAAAGTGGCGCGAAACCCGAGAGAAAATGATCGTCGCGTTCGGGAAGTACCACATCGTACCGCCCAAGGGCGACGTCCCTCCTCACGTCGGCGACCGGGTGGACCCGGCCGACCCGAATCTCGATCGAGGCTACTGCCAGGCTGGACAGACGATCGCCATCATCGCCGGGTTGCTCGATTACTCGGAGGCCATCGCGGACTTGAACTATGCCTTTCAGGATCCCGATGGCTCGCCCGGCCCGGGGGTGAAGAGGTGGAATAACCCCACCTATGGTTACCGTTCGCTGCGGGCGCTGTCGGACACCGGCTTCACGCAACGAGCAGTCAACCACGTCATCGAACGCTATGCGCCCTACCTGCCCGGTCATCCGCGAAACCAAGTGCCGCCGGTCCTGCAAGGTCCCTACGGCGGTCCGCTGCCCGAGTATTGGATCAGTCGGGAAGATCTCGGTCTCAAGGACGGTGAGAAGAACCCCACGCAACCCGACGATGAGACCGGCTCGCACGGCTGGGGCGCGCTGCCGCTGCTGTGGTTGCACGAGTCGTTGCTCGGCGTCCGCATTGTTTCACCGGGCGGCAACAAGATCCGCATCACCCCCGAAGACGGCGGATTGCCCTTTGTCGCGGGCCATACCTGCACGCCCAAGGGCGTCGTCTGGGTCTATTGGGACCCCCAGCAGTGGCGGCTGGAGGTGAGTATTCCGGCTGACGTGGAAGCCGATCTGGTGCTGCCGAAGCAGTGCCGGGGCAAGCGAATCGCGATCGCAGAATCTGCCGGGCCTGTGGAGCCGGCGGGTGAAGAACGATACACGCTGAGTGCTGCTGGTCGATGCGTGTTGATCGCCAGATAG